The sequence CCCAGTTTTTTCACACACTATCGCACGAACAACCGACGTATTAATTTGTACCCGACAAACAACAGCAGCAAATCAAACAAGAGCCCCCAAAAAGAGAACCCGTAGCCAAATCCGCCAAACGGATGGAGCATGTGACCAAACAGCGAACTCATGAGCGCTCCTGCCGCCATCCCACCCAGAAAATGCCCCAACCCGCCGCCAAACCACGACGATTTGGGCTGCTGATACGGTTGTTGATACGGTTGCGGGGTGGACGGTTTTTGTGTCACATTGCTCGAAGGGCTCTTTTGACCGGAACTGTAAACTCCTGATCCGGACTGACTCGTGGAATCGCCCTTGTAGGTGGAGCCGGAGCTGATGGATGACTTCACTCCGCCACTAAATGAACCGGATGTCGAGGATTTCGCTTCCGACACCGCAGAAAAACCCATAACCAGCGCAAGCGCAAGGAAAAGAGACACGAGCTTTTTCATCGAAAATCCCTCCAATCGTTATCGCACTTCAATTTCGGCAGAGAATCCTTTGCCTTCTTCAAAGAACAGTTCAATGAGAAGCCGTTGCGGGTCAAAGTTGTGGTAGTCCCGCAGATAAATGGCAACCCCATCAATGAGATCCTGCTCACTGATCGGATACTTGTAAAGCCCATTGTCAACCGATGCAGTGGCGGAAAACCCTTTTCCCTCTTCGTAAAACAGTTCCGCCTGCACCTGTTCCGGAC comes from Effusibacillus pohliae DSM 22757 and encodes:
- a CDS encoding DUF2653 family protein, which translates into the protein MKLCFNEQDLIDSVCVFTAWRYEKRPEQVQAELFYEEGKGFSATASVDNGLYKYPISEQDLIDGVAIYLRDYHNFDPQRLLIELFFEEGKGFSAEIEVR